One segment of Salvia splendens isolate huo1 chromosome 20, SspV2, whole genome shotgun sequence DNA contains the following:
- the LOC121781914 gene encoding transcription factor bHLH120-like, translating into MFPISSDGVFEDPLLLFEQDGFLQDLLEDINPISEGNNHTENSVKKRARKVEAESNNGSSDSKKSAHRFIEKQRRQEMSTLYASLRSLLPLEYIKGKRTVSDHMHQAANYINDTKKKIEEMKRRRESLRNVDQKYSNGRDSSSYCVKINLFRDGFEILISSKESFPLSTVLENLINQNLDVVNCVCSRGDGCYLHKIHVEINEFTSIDLSELQEKLVNLLQLA; encoded by the exons atgtttccaATCTCAAGTGATGGAGTGTTTGAGGATCCTTTGCTACTCTTTGAGCAAGATGGATTTCTTCAAGATCTGCTTGAGGATATTAATCCCATTTCAGAGGGCAATAATCACACTGAAAATAGTGTGAAAAAGAGGGCAAGAAAGGTTGAAGCTGAGAGCAACAATGGCAGCAGTGATTCCAAGAAGAGTGCTCACAGATTCATTGAGAAGCAGAGAAGGCAAGAAATGTCAACTCTTTATGCTTCTCTCAGATCCCTTCTCCCTCTTGAATACATCAAG GGAAAGCGCACTGTGTCGGATCATATGCACCAGGCAGCGAATTACATCAACGATACGAAGAAGAAAATCGAGGAAATGAAGCGAAGGAGGGAGAGTTTGAGGAATGTGGATCAAAAGTACTCGAATGGTCGTGATTCTTCGTCTTACTGTGTGAAGATAAATTTATTTAGAGATGGATTTGAGATCTTGATTAGTAGCAAAGAAAGCTTCCCTCTTTCGACTGTGCTAGAAAATTTGATCAATCAAAACCTTGATGTAGTTAACTGTGTTTGTAGTAGAGGAGATGGGtgttacctccacaaaattcatGTTGAG ATTAATGAATTCACAAGCATTGATCTATCTGAGTTGCAAGAAAAGTTGGTGAATTTGCTGCAACTTGCTTGA